Within Verrucomicrobiota bacterium, the genomic segment AGCGGTCGCGTTCCACAGCGGCAGAGGACGGATGCCCCGCTGTTAGCGATCACGCCTCGACGACCAGGGTGGATCGCCTTCACGAGGCGGGGCACATTGTCCACACACATATTGCGGACGTTGTTCCAGATCACAGCCGAATAGGCTAGACTGGCCGCCGGACCCGGGGGAAAGGAGTCGAGGATGCCGACCAAGGAAGCGATAGACCGCCTCAGAAAGCAGCTACGGCTCGAGACGCCGCTCATCGCCGTGTACGACGCGGCGCCGGGCGAGGCGTTCAAGCCGATGGTCGAGGCGAAGGGGCGCGCCTGCTGCTTCGCCTACTACACGCAGTGGCTCGACGGCCAGACGGTAGTGTTCAGGAAGGGCGGCGGGGGGTGTCCGGGCGGGCACCGCGCGTTCGGCCTCGAAAAGGAATACCCCGAGTACATGGCCGGCTTCCTCACCACGGGCGAGGGCGTGCCGCCGGGCTCGGAGATGACCGGCGGCGAGGGGCTGAAGGCGACCGCCGAGCTGGCGCAGGAGTTCCTCGACAACGCCGCGCCGCCCGAGGTCTCGGGCGACACCGTTCTCATCGGCCCGCTCAGGCTCGATCAGTGGGACGACGTAATGACCGTGACGTTTCTCGTCGATCCGGACCGGCTCGCGGGCGTCATGACGCTTGCAGGGTTCTGGTCGGGGCGCGATGTGGTCAGGGCGCCGTTCTCGTCCGGCTGCGGCATGATGTGGCGATCGGTCATCGAGGAGACGTGGGACCCGGCCGTCATCGGCTGCACCGACCTGGCCATGCGCCGCTACGTGCCGGCCGAGATCCTGTCGCTCACCGTCAGCCCCGAGCGCTTCGAGCAAATGCTCACCTTCCCCGACAACGCGTTCCTCTTCAAAGACTGGTGGAACGGGCTAATGGAAAGCCGTGGACTGTGATGGTGTAACCACGGGGACACGGAGAGCACGGGGAAGGGAGGGAGCCGTTCTCCCCCGTGCTGCCCGTGCGCCCCGCAGTTGGCCGGTTCTACCCTTGCCGAAGGTGCCCGTTCCCTGGCATACTTCGTGTTGAGTTCGAATCCTGCATGCGGCGACTTGTTGAGGCCTTAGAGCGTTCGCCCGGCGTGCAGCGCCTGATCGAGGTGCTGGCGGCCGGTCAGAGTGTGTCTGCAAGCGGCGTGTGGGACACGCCGAAAGCCTTCCTTATCTACCTCGCGTCCAGGAAGATCGGTGCGCCAGTGCTGTCGGTGAGCCGCGGCGTGCGCGAGGCGGAGCAGCTCTACGACGACTTGGTCAACGTCGCGCCGGCGCGCACGATGCTGCTGCCCGCGTGGGAGACGCTGCCACACGAGGAGTTCAAGCCGCACCCGGAGATCGTCGGCGACCGCATCCGGACCATGCTCGCGCTTGTCGAACCCCCGCCCGACATCGGCCCGCCCATGATCCTGGCGAGCGTTCAGTCGGTGCTGCTCAAAGCCGTGCATCCGGAGCTGCTCGGCGCGGCCGTCGAGCGGCTCGTCTCAGGCGAGGCGGCCGAGATGGACACGGTGCTGCGGCGGCTCGTCGAGCTTGGGTACGAGCGCTTCGAGATAGTCCAGGAGAAGGGGCACTGCAGCGTGCGCGGCGGCATTCTGGACCTGTGGCCCATCCACGCCGACCTGCCGGTGCGCGTCGAGTTCTTCGGCGACGAGATCGCATCGATCCGCCAGTTCGATCCGTCCAGTCAGCGTTCGACGGGCCCCGTGCGCTCGGTTCGCATCCCGCCGGCCGACGAGCTGGCGTTCCTCAAGGAGAATGCCGGCGAGCTTGTGAGCCTTCTCGACTACCTGCCGCCGAACGCGCTCGTCGTGCTCGACGATCCGGGCGCGATGGGCACGACGTATGACGAGGTGTTCGGCGACGCGCCGGAGAAGTCGCCGCTGCTGCTCGACCTCGATCAGTTCCGCGACCTCGTCGAGGATCGGCTGCGCCTCGTGCTGCCCGAGCTTCCGATTCTGACGGCGGCCGAGGAGGCGCTGACAGTCGTCGAGTCGCCGTTCCAGACGTTGCCGGGGCTCAAGGGGACGACCGTCGTGGCCGTCGAGGAGACGGCACAGATCGAGGTGTTCGAGAGCATCCCGGGCTGGCTCGAGGGGGACGCCGAGCTTTTCCTCGTGTGCAACAACACGGGCGAGCTCGACCGCCTCAAAACGCTACTCGACGAGCGCGGCGTCTCGCGCAGCGACGCGATGCAGTTCGTCATCGGCTCGCTCAACTCGGGCTTCGCGCTGCCCGACGCGAACGTGATCGCGGTGCCGGACAAGGACATCTTCCACCGCTACAAGATCCGGCGCGGACCGAGACGGTTCAAGGGATCGGCGCCGATCCGCGACTTCACCGAACTCGAGCCAGGCGACTACGTCGTGCACGTTGACAACGGTATCGGGCGCTACTTCGGCGTCGTGACGCTGCCGAACCAGGACCCCCACAAGGAATACCTCGGCATCGAGTACTCCGAGAAGGCCAAGCTCTACGTCCCGATCGCCCAAGCGAACCTGGTGACAAAGTTCATCGGCGCCGACGGACACGTGCCGCAGCTCGACACGCTCGGCGGCGCGCGTTGGCTCAAGGTGAAGCGCCGCACGCAGCGCGCGATCGAGGATTACGCGTCCGAGCTGCTCGATCTCTACGCGGCACGCGCGGCCAAGCGGGGGCACGTGTTCGCGCCGGATACCGAGTGGCAGCGTGAGTTCGAGGATGCGTTCATCTATGAGGAGACCGACGACCAGATCAGGGCTATCACCGACCTGAAGGCCGACCTCGAACGCCCGCAACCGACCGACCGGCTCGTCTGCGGCGACGTCGGCTACGGCAAGACCGAGGTCGCCATCCGCGCCGCGTTCAAGGCTGTTATGGACCAGAAGCAGGTGGCGGTCCTCGTGCCGACCACGGTGCTGGCCCAGCAGCACTACCACACGTTCCGCGACCGCATGGCCGACTACCCGGTCCGTGTCGAGATGCTCAGCCGGTTCCGCAAGCGGGCCGAGCTGACCCGCACCGTCGAGGCGCTCGCCCGCGGCGACGTCGACGTCGTCATCGGCACGCACCGGCTGCTCTCGAAGGACATCGAGTTCAAGGACCTCGGCCTCGTGGTGATCGACGAGGAGCAGCGTTTCGGCGTCAAGCACAAGGAGCGGCTCAAGCACCTGCGCAAGCTCGTTGACGTGGTGACGATGACGGCGACGCCGATCCCTCGCACGCTGTACATGTCGCTCGTGGGCGCGCGCGACATGAGCACGATCAATACGCCGCCCCACGACCGGCTGCCGGTCAAGACGATCCTGGCCGAGTACAACCCGGACCTGGTGCGCACGGCTATCCAGCGCGAGCTCAACCGCGGGGGCCAGGTGTTCTTTCTCCACAACCGGATCGCCACGATCGAGCGGGTCAAAGAGGTGCTCCAGGAGCTCGTGCCGAAGGCGACGATCATGACAGCGCACGGCGAGATGCACGAGGGCGAGCTCGAGATGATCATGGAGACGTTCATCGCGGGGCGCGTCGACGTGCTGGTCTGCACGACGATCATCGAGTCGGGCATCGACATCCCGAACGCGAACACGATCATCATCGACCGGGCCGACCGATTCGGACTGGCCGACCTCTACCAGCTCCGAGGACGGGTCGGGCGCTGGAAGCACCAAGCGTACGCGTACCTGCTCGTGCCGAAGAGTCGCGAGATCCTCGAGACGGCCAGGAAGCGGCTGCGCGCCGTGCTCGAGGCGCAGGGCTACGGAGCGGGGTTCCAGATCGCCATGCGCGACCTCGAGATCCGCGGCGCGGGCAACATTCTGGGCGTCGAGCAGCACGGCCACATCAACGCGATCGGCTTCCACCTCTACTGCTCGCTGCTCAAGCGCACGATCGAGCGCCTCAAAGGCCATGACGTGCCGATGCCGGGCGAGGTGACAATGCGACTGGGCTTCGACGCGGCGATCCCGGCGTGGTACGTGCCCGAGGCGGCGCAGCGCATCGACCTGTACAAGCGGCTGGGGGAAATCGTCTCGACTGAGGACCTCGATGAGTTCACCGGCGAGCTGTGCGACCGCTTCGGTACGCCGCCCGAGGAAACGCTCGCGCTGCTCGACGCCGTATCCTTGCGCGTGTTTGCCCAGGGCAACGGGCTCGAGCGCGTCGAAGTGAACGGCGACAAGCTCATCGTCGAGCGGCGGGGCCGTAAGCTCATGGTCAGCAACCGCTTCCCGCGCCTCGAGCGCGCCGGGAGCCGCACCGTCACCGCCGAGATCAAAACCGTGTTGCAAAAGCTCCTGGGATAACCTAGATTCGGTGCATCGGGGTCGAGCGCCTCGATGCCCGGCTGGGCGGACCCGCGGCGTCGCGCCGGGTTGCGAGCGTGAGCAGAGGAGGAGCGAAGAACCAGCCATGCTATGTACCCGATCCATTGTCCTCGCGTGCGTCTGCGCAGGCCTGATCGTGGGCGGCGCCGGCTGCGGCTGCGGCAAGAAGCCCGCGGCTGAGAGATCCGGGGACCCGACGATCGCGACGGTCGATGGGCGCGAGATCCTTGCCAGCGACCTCGTCGACGAGTACCTCAAGGTCCCGAAGGAGCACCAGGCGCAGTATGAGAAGGACCCCCAGGGGCTGCTCGACTTCATCATCAACCGGTACGTGATCGTCGCCGAAGCGCACAAGCAAGGCGTGCACACTGAGCCTGAAGTCCTCGAGCGGATCGAGGAGGCGCGCGGGTTCGCGCTGCGCATGGCCCTCGACCAGGAGCTTCTGCGCGGGTGCGAGCCGGCGACGAACCAGGGCCGCGCGCGTGAGCAGCTCGAGAAGGTACGAGCCGCCGCCATCGAATCGGCGCGCGCCGCGGCAACGATCGAGACCTCTGCGCTGCGGTGGACCAATGACGCGGCGGATACGGAAGTCGTCGCCACGGTGGACGACACAACGCTGACCGTGGCCAACGCGCGCCGCACGTTCGAGCTCTTGCCCACGCGCGAGCAAGCGGCGTGCAGGGCCGATCCGGCGCGGCTGGTCGACGTGCTGGTCAACAACGAACTGCTCACCAGGGAAGCGCTTCGCCGCGGCCTTGACAAGAGCCCTGAATTCGACCTCCGGATGGTCCGGGCGCGCGACATGGTGCTCGTGAGCGAGATGCGCCGGCGCGCACTCGAGCAGATCAAAACCGGGCTCTCCGACGAGGAGATCCGGCGTCTGGCCGCCGAAGGGGCCGGGGGCGAGCTGCCTGAGGAGCTCATCGTGCTTTACGCGATCCTCAACGCGAACAGGCCGATGATCGAGAAGGCCGTGGCGGAGCTCGACGCCGGCAAGCCGTTCAGCGAGGTTCACGCGGCCTGTTCGGCCGAGAAGAACCCGGACTTCGGCACGTACTCCGACATCACGATCAGGACGGCCCCGGAGGCGATCCGGTCAGCCATCGCCGGAATCGAGGACGGCCAGCACACGGACGTGCTCGAGATCGACGGCCAGTACGCCGTGCTTCAGGTGACGCGGCGCTCGACCGTGGTCGACCTCGAGCCCTTCCGCGAGCAGATTTTCGCGCGACAGCGCGACGCGCTATTCCTGGACTGGGTTCTGCGCAAGCGGGCGGAACACAAGGTCGAGGTGAATACAACCAACCTCGACGCGGTCAAATTGGCGGGGAACGCGATGTCGCCGGCCCCAACACGCGAAGGTTCGTGACGGGAGAGGAAGACGTGGAGCAAGTACGATCCAAGTTGAGCCTGCTGTCTGCCGTGTTCTGTGCCGCGCTGATCGTGTTGGGCTGGACAGCGCCGACGTGCGCCGATCCCCCCTCCGACGCGCCGCAGAAGACGGGGGAGAACACAGACACGATCGCCGACAGCGGAGAGGCCAACGATCCTGTGGCTGATCCCATTCGCACCGCCGGCGATCCGGTCATGGTGGATGCGGTCTATCTGATAGTCGACACGCGCGTTATCACGTTTGGAGAGGTGTTCCGCAAGTCCGAGCCGATCGTTCAGCGCATCCTCGACGCGAACCCGAACCTGAGCGCATCCGACGCGAACAAGCTGCGCGCACAGGTTTTCGCGGAGGTCGCCGACGGGATGGTCACCCGGGCCCTCATCCTCAAGGCGGCTCAAGAGAAGGGTCTGAACGTCGACGAGGCACGCGTCGGCTCGCAGATCAAGCGTATCCTGCTCGCCGAGGGGCTGACAATCGAGCAGTACCTCGAGAAGTACAAGATGACCTACCGCGGGCTGTTCCGCGAGGTCCAAGACGACATCCTCTATGCCGGCTTCCGGCAGATCGAGATCGCGCCGCGCGTCAACATCTCGCCAAGCGAGATCGGCGCCTACTACGAGGCGCACAAGGACGACGAGGAGTTCGTCTCCCCCGCGCAAGTGCACGCGCACGAGATCGTGCTCATGGGCAGCGACCTCGCGAAGAGCCGGGCCAAGGCCGAGGAGGCGCTCCAGCTCCTGAGGAACGGCGCCGCATTCGACGTTGTCGCCAGGAAGTACTCGGAGAACCCACGGGTAGCTCAGACCGGCGGCGACCTTGGGTGGATCACGCGCAACGTGATCGGCGCGCCGAAGGTCAACAAAGCGCTGTTCGAGGACCTCGATGTCGGTGTGGTGAGCGACATCATCCAGGACGACAACAGGTTCCTCTGGATCGTCATGGCCAGCGGCCGGCGTGAAGCATCGAGGACGCCGCTCCACGAGGCGTACGCGGCGATCGAGGCGCGCCTGCGCCGCATCAAACTCGAGGAAGAGACGCGCAAGTACGCGTTCCGGCTGCGCAAGACGACGGCCATTGTCGACCCGAACGGGGTGCTCCGCTAACGGCTTGGTTGCCACCCCGGCTGGAGGCGCGTATGCCCCCCCGCCAACTGCGAATCGGTATCACCATGGGCGACGCGGCCGGCATCGGCCCCGAGGTTGTCGTGCGCGCGCTCGCCGGTGGGCGTGTTCCCCGCGGCGCCCGCCTCGTGCTCTACGGTTCGCCGGCAGTGTTTGACGCGGCCGCGCGACACGCCGCCGTCGATCAGGACTTCACCGCCGTCAACACGATTCAGACCGCCACGGCCGTGATGCACGGCATGCCGTGCATCAACCCGACACGGCTTAAGCGTGCTGGGGCCGGGATGGGCCGTGTCGAGGCGACGTTGGCGCGCGCGGCCATGGACTGCGTGAGCGCGGCAGTGGCCGACGCGCTGGCGGGCGAGCTCGACGCCGTCGTCACCGCACCGATCAACAAGCTCGGCCTGCGCCGCGCGGGGTACGCGGCGTCGGGCCACACGGACTTCATCGCCGCGGAGGTCGGCGCGGCGTGCGGCGGCCGAACGCCCAACGTGGCCATGCTGTTTGTCGGCGGCGGCCTCCGCGTCGCGCTCGTGACGATCCACGAGCCGCTCAGCAACGCGATCAAGCTGGTCACCACGCGGCGCGTGTTCACAACGATCGGTCTGATGCGCGAGTCGCTCGAACGCGACTTCGGCATCGCATCGCCGCGCATCGGCGTGTGCGGCCTCAATCCACATGCCGGCGAGAGCGGGCTCATGGGCAACGAAGAGGGGCGGCGCATCGTCCCTGCGATCCGCATGGCGCGCGCATGCGGCCTCGACGTGCAGGGCCCACTGCCGGCTGACACGCTCATCGCCCGCCACCATGCGGGGGAGTTCGACGGCGTCGTGGCCATGTACCATGACCAGGGACTCATTGCCGTGAAGCTGCTTGCCTTCCACAGCGGCGTGAACGTCACCCTTGGCCTCCCGTTCGTGCGCACGTCGCCCGACCACGGCACGGCGTACGACATCGCGCCGAAGTTCGCCGCGAACCCGGGAAGCATGGAGGCCGCCATCCGGCTTGCGGCGCGCCTTGCGCGCCAGCGCTCACGCCGGACGCGCGGGCGGAGGACGCGCCCGTGCTGACGCGCGCCGAGCTGAGGACTGTCCTCCGCGCCCGCGGCTTGCGACTCACGAAACGGTTCGGGCAGAACATCCTGGTCAACCGCGGCATCCGCGACCGCCTCGTCGAAGCCATGGCGCTGCAACCGGACGATCTGGTCGTCGAGATCGGCGCCGGCACAGGCGCGCTCACCGAGGCGTTGGCGGCACGCGCCGCGCACGTCGTTGCGTTCGAGATCGACCGCGGGCTCGAAGCGTTGCTGCACGAGCAGCTCGCCGAGACCTCGAATGTCGAGGTGCGCGACGAGGACTTCCTCGATGCCGATCTGCACGAGCTCGCCGGGCGGGCCGGCGGGACACGGCTCGTCATCGCCGGCAATCTCCCCTACTCGATCACGACGCCGGCGATCACGCGCGTCCTCGAGTCGGGCGTGGCGTTTCGGGCGGCGTATTTCACGATTCAGCGCGAGGTGGCGCATCGGCTGCTCGCCGGGCCGGGCACGCGCGAGTGCGGAGCGATCTCGTGCCTCATCGAATACCACACCGAGGCGCGGCGGCTCGTCAAAGTGCCCCCGTCGGCCTTCGAGCCCGTGCCGAAGGTCGAGTCGGCGCTGCTCGGTCTCGTGCGGCGCGAGCGTGCGCCGGTGGCGCCGCGCGATCCGGCGCTCATGTTCGCCGTGATCCGGGCGGCATTCGGCGCGCGGAGAAAAGCGTTGAAAAACGCGCTCCGTCGCTTAGAA encodes:
- a CDS encoding DUF169 domain-containing protein, translating into MPTKEAIDRLRKQLRLETPLIAVYDAAPGEAFKPMVEAKGRACCFAYYTQWLDGQTVVFRKGGGGCPGGHRAFGLEKEYPEYMAGFLTTGEGVPPGSEMTGGEGLKATAELAQEFLDNAAPPEVSGDTVLIGPLRLDQWDDVMTVTFLVDPDRLAGVMTLAGFWSGRDVVRAPFSSGCGMMWRSVIEETWDPAVIGCTDLAMRRYVPAEILSLTVSPERFEQMLTFPDNAFLFKDWWNGLMESRGL
- the mfd gene encoding transcription-repair coupling factor; its protein translation is MRRLVEALERSPGVQRLIEVLAAGQSVSASGVWDTPKAFLIYLASRKIGAPVLSVSRGVREAEQLYDDLVNVAPARTMLLPAWETLPHEEFKPHPEIVGDRIRTMLALVEPPPDIGPPMILASVQSVLLKAVHPELLGAAVERLVSGEAAEMDTVLRRLVELGYERFEIVQEKGHCSVRGGILDLWPIHADLPVRVEFFGDEIASIRQFDPSSQRSTGPVRSVRIPPADELAFLKENAGELVSLLDYLPPNALVVLDDPGAMGTTYDEVFGDAPEKSPLLLDLDQFRDLVEDRLRLVLPELPILTAAEEALTVVESPFQTLPGLKGTTVVAVEETAQIEVFESIPGWLEGDAELFLVCNNTGELDRLKTLLDERGVSRSDAMQFVIGSLNSGFALPDANVIAVPDKDIFHRYKIRRGPRRFKGSAPIRDFTELEPGDYVVHVDNGIGRYFGVVTLPNQDPHKEYLGIEYSEKAKLYVPIAQANLVTKFIGADGHVPQLDTLGGARWLKVKRRTQRAIEDYASELLDLYAARAAKRGHVFAPDTEWQREFEDAFIYEETDDQIRAITDLKADLERPQPTDRLVCGDVGYGKTEVAIRAAFKAVMDQKQVAVLVPTTVLAQQHYHTFRDRMADYPVRVEMLSRFRKRAELTRTVEALARGDVDVVIGTHRLLSKDIEFKDLGLVVIDEEQRFGVKHKERLKHLRKLVDVVTMTATPIPRTLYMSLVGARDMSTINTPPHDRLPVKTILAEYNPDLVRTAIQRELNRGGQVFFLHNRIATIERVKEVLQELVPKATIMTAHGEMHEGELEMIMETFIAGRVDVLVCTTIIESGIDIPNANTIIIDRADRFGLADLYQLRGRVGRWKHQAYAYLLVPKSREILETARKRLRAVLEAQGYGAGFQIAMRDLEIRGAGNILGVEQHGHINAIGFHLYCSLLKRTIERLKGHDVPMPGEVTMRLGFDAAIPAWYVPEAAQRIDLYKRLGEIVSTEDLDEFTGELCDRFGTPPEETLALLDAVSLRVFAQGNGLERVEVNGDKLIVERRGRKLMVSNRFPRLERAGSRTVTAEIKTVLQKLLG
- a CDS encoding peptidyl-prolyl cis-trans isomerase; translation: MEQVRSKLSLLSAVFCAALIVLGWTAPTCADPPSDAPQKTGENTDTIADSGEANDPVADPIRTAGDPVMVDAVYLIVDTRVITFGEVFRKSEPIVQRILDANPNLSASDANKLRAQVFAEVADGMVTRALILKAAQEKGLNVDEARVGSQIKRILLAEGLTIEQYLEKYKMTYRGLFREVQDDILYAGFRQIEIAPRVNISPSEIGAYYEAHKDDEEFVSPAQVHAHEIVLMGSDLAKSRAKAEEALQLLRNGAAFDVVARKYSENPRVAQTGGDLGWITRNVIGAPKVNKALFEDLDVGVVSDIIQDDNRFLWIVMASGRREASRTPLHEAYAAIEARLRRIKLEEETRKYAFRLRKTTAIVDPNGVLR
- the pdxA gene encoding 4-hydroxythreonine-4-phosphate dehydrogenase PdxA is translated as MPPRQLRIGITMGDAAGIGPEVVVRALAGGRVPRGARLVLYGSPAVFDAAARHAAVDQDFTAVNTIQTATAVMHGMPCINPTRLKRAGAGMGRVEATLARAAMDCVSAAVADALAGELDAVVTAPINKLGLRRAGYAASGHTDFIAAEVGAACGGRTPNVAMLFVGGGLRVALVTIHEPLSNAIKLVTTRRVFTTIGLMRESLERDFGIASPRIGVCGLNPHAGESGLMGNEEGRRIVPAIRMARACGLDVQGPLPADTLIARHHAGEFDGVVAMYHDQGLIAVKLLAFHSGVNVTLGLPFVRTSPDHGTAYDIAPKFAANPGSMEAAIRLAARLARQRSRRTRGRRTRPC
- the rsmA gene encoding ribosomal RNA small subunit methyltransferase A, producing MLTRAELRTVLRARGLRLTKRFGQNILVNRGIRDRLVEAMALQPDDLVVEIGAGTGALTEALAARAAHVVAFEIDRGLEALLHEQLAETSNVEVRDEDFLDADLHELAGRAGGTRLVIAGNLPYSITTPAITRVLESGVAFRAAYFTIQREVAHRLLAGPGTRECGAISCLIEYHTEARRLVKVPPSAFEPVPKVESALLGLVRRERAPVAPRDPALMFAVIRAAFGARRKALKNALRRLEWGLLSDDDVSTAMRACGLAPGARAEQLALQQFADLSDALLCQAAGRGSP